A portion of the Deinococcus peraridilitoris DSM 19664 genome contains these proteins:
- a CDS encoding ABC transporter substrate-binding protein — translation MKRLLLSALLAGTSMALADLNVGVIVSATGPAASLGIPERNTVALLPQTLSGQKVNYIILDDASDTTTAVTNARKLIQENKVDIIIGTTTTPASLAMIDVVAEAKVPMISLAASESIIAPVDPKRFWVFKTPQTDALMAAAIAQHMAANNVKTIGYIGFNDAYGEGWLKEIQKYAQQRGIRVVATEKFNRTDTSVTGQVLKIVSARPDAVLVGASGVPGVVPQKALKDRGFTGQIYQTHGVANPDFLRVGGRDVEGAILPAGPILVASQLPDANPNKKASLNYIKLYEDKYGAGTINTFGGHMWDAGLLLQKAVPSALKVARPGTAEFRAALRDSLENTRNVIGTHGIFNMGKDDHLGLNARARVMVTIENGTWKLLK, via the coding sequence TGCTGCTCTCTGCCTTGCTGGCAGGCACCTCGATGGCACTTGCCGACCTGAACGTGGGCGTCATCGTCTCGGCCACCGGACCCGCCGCGTCCCTCGGCATTCCCGAGCGCAACACCGTGGCGCTGCTGCCGCAGACCCTTTCGGGTCAGAAGGTAAACTACATCATTCTGGATGATGCGTCGGACACCACCACCGCCGTCACCAACGCCCGCAAGCTGATTCAGGAAAACAAGGTCGACATCATCATCGGGACGACCACCACGCCCGCCAGCCTCGCCATGATCGACGTGGTCGCCGAGGCCAAGGTGCCGATGATCTCGCTGGCCGCCTCCGAGAGCATCATCGCTCCCGTGGACCCCAAACGCTTCTGGGTCTTCAAGACGCCGCAGACCGACGCCCTGATGGCGGCGGCCATCGCGCAGCACATGGCGGCCAACAACGTCAAGACCATCGGGTACATCGGCTTCAACGACGCCTACGGCGAAGGCTGGCTGAAAGAAATTCAGAAGTACGCACAGCAGCGCGGCATCCGCGTCGTCGCCACCGAGAAGTTCAACCGCACCGACACCAGCGTCACCGGACAGGTGCTCAAGATCGTCTCGGCGCGTCCGGACGCGGTGCTGGTCGGCGCGTCGGGCGTGCCCGGCGTGGTGCCGCAAAAAGCCCTCAAGGACCGCGGCTTCACCGGCCAGATCTACCAGACGCACGGCGTCGCCAACCCCGACTTCCTGCGGGTGGGTGGCCGGGACGTCGAGGGCGCCATCCTGCCTGCCGGACCGATTCTGGTCGCCTCGCAGCTGCCGGACGCCAACCCCAACAAGAAAGCCTCGCTGAACTACATCAAGCTCTACGAGGACAAGTACGGTGCGGGCACCATCAACACCTTCGGCGGTCACATGTGGGACGCCGGTCTGCTGCTGCAAAAAGCCGTTCCGAGCGCCCTGAAGGTCGCCCGGCCCGGGACCGCCGAGTTTCGCGCGGCGCTGCGTGACTCGCTGGAGAACACCCGCAACGTCATCGGCACGCACGGCATCTTCAACATGGGCAAGGACGACCACCTCGGCCTCAACGCGCGCGCGCGCGTGATGGTCACCATCGAGAACGGCACCTGGAAGCTGCTGAAGTAA
- a CDS encoding branched-chain amino acid ABC transporter permease translates to MDFQIASILAADGITNGAVYALLSLALVLVFAVTRVIFVAQGEFVTFGALTLASLQLGRTPGTLWLLLGLLSISAVIEAVSLTRRGESRRAMLVVGAAVLAALVAWGITAWIAPLKLPLPAQIALSLLLVVPLGPLLYRVVFQPLREASTLVLLIVAVALHLALTGLALYFFGAEGSRTPPFTEGRLDLGGGVTLSGQSLWTVAFSALLMLALYLFFERTIPGKALRATAINRLGARLSGISTVSAGYLCFTLAALIGAFSGILIAPSTPLTYDSGFLIGLKGFVGAIIGGLASYPVAALGALLVGLLESYASFQLSAYKEVIVFGLIIPVLLWRSLTSHHVEEEE, encoded by the coding sequence TTGGATTTTCAGATCGCCTCCATCCTGGCAGCGGACGGCATCACCAACGGTGCGGTCTATGCCCTGCTCAGCCTCGCCCTTGTGCTGGTCTTCGCCGTGACCCGTGTGATCTTCGTGGCGCAAGGCGAATTCGTCACCTTTGGCGCCCTCACCCTGGCGAGTTTGCAACTTGGTCGCACACCCGGCACGCTGTGGCTGCTGCTGGGTCTGCTGTCCATCAGCGCGGTGATCGAGGCCGTAAGCCTCACGCGGCGTGGCGAATCGCGCCGGGCCATGCTGGTCGTGGGCGCAGCAGTTCTGGCCGCGCTTGTCGCATGGGGCATCACAGCATGGATCGCGCCGCTCAAGCTGCCCCTGCCGGCGCAGATCGCGCTGTCGCTGCTGCTGGTCGTGCCGCTCGGGCCGCTGCTGTACCGGGTGGTCTTCCAGCCGCTGCGTGAAGCGAGCACGCTGGTGCTGCTGATCGTCGCGGTCGCGCTGCACCTCGCCCTGACGGGCCTGGCGCTGTACTTTTTCGGTGCGGAAGGTTCACGTACACCACCCTTTACCGAGGGTCGGCTGGATCTCGGGGGGGGCGTCACCCTGAGCGGGCAGAGCCTCTGGACGGTGGCCTTCAGCGCCCTGCTGATGCTGGCGCTGTACCTGTTTTTCGAGCGCACCATTCCTGGCAAGGCTTTGCGCGCCACGGCGATCAACCGCCTGGGCGCCCGCCTGAGCGGCATCAGCACGGTCAGCGCCGGGTACCTGTGCTTCACGCTCGCGGCCCTGATCGGCGCTTTCAGTGGGATTCTGATCGCGCCGTCCACGCCGCTCACCTACGACAGCGGCTTTCTGATCGGGCTCAAAGGCTTCGTCGGCGCCATTATCGGCGGGCTGGCGAGCTATCCGGTGGCGGCCCTGGGTGCGCTGCTGGTGGGACTGCTGGAGAGTTACGCGTCCTTTCAGCTCAGCGCCTACAAGGAAGTCATTGTGTTCGGCCTGATCATTCCGGTGCTGCTGTGGCGCTCGCTCACCAGCCACCATGTGGAGGAAGAGGAATGA